The Terriglobales bacterium genomic interval CGGGGCCGCCAGCGAATTGGCGCACGACGTCTTCAGCGCCGCCGACGTGGACGCCCACTTCATCGAGGATGCGCCCGACGGCCGCAACATCAACGAGGGCTGCGGGGCGCTCCATCCCGAGGTGGTGGCCAATGCGACGCTCGCATCTCGCTCCGACCTGGGGATCACCTTCGACGGGGACGCCGACCGGGCGCTCTTCGCCTGTTCCAAGGGGAAAGTCATCAACGGCGACGCCATCCTGCTGCTGGCCGCGCGCGACATGAAGCAGCGCGGAACGCTGCAAGGCGACGTGGTGGTCGCGACCACCATGTCGAACATGGGGCTGGAGGCGGCGCTCAAGCGCTCCGGCATCCGCATGCTGCGCGCCCCGGTGGGCGACAAGTACGTACTCGAGGAGATGCAGCAGACCGGCGCGTCGCTGGGCGGTGAGCAGTCCGGCCACATCATTTTCCGGGATGGCGAGGCCACCACCGGCGATGGCCTGCTCACCGCCCTGCGCGTGCTCGAGATCGTCGCCCGCAACGGCAAGCCGCTGGCGGAACTGGTCGCCGACCTGAAGGTCTTTCCTCAGACCATCAAGAACGTGCGGGTGCGGGAGAAGAGACCCCTGACGGACATCGCGCCGGTGGCCGACGCTATCCGCGCCGCCGAGCAGGAGCTCGATGGCAACGGGCGCGTGGTGGTGCGCTACTCCGGGACCGAGGCGCTGGCCCGGGTGATGATCGAGGCCGAGTCCGCCGAACTCATGCACAAACACGCCGACGCCATCGCCGCCGCCATCCAGAAAGCTCTCGGGGTCTAGCAGTGGCCTGCACTCTTGTCATCCTGAGCGAAGCGAGGCGCCAGCCGAGCGGAGTCGAAGGACCCCTACCCTCGCCAGGCCTTTGATCGAATGATTGAAGTGTCCGAGACCGACCGCCTCTTCATCCTCACCGGCGCCGGCATCAGCGCCGAAAGCGGCCTGCCCACCTTTCGCGGCATGAACGGCGTGTGGCGCAAGTACCGCGTCGAGGAGGTCGCGTCCCCGCTCGCCTGGGCGCGCGACCCCAAGCTGGTGTGGGAGTTCTATTCCGAGCGCCGCCGCAAGCACCGCGAGGTCCAGCCCAATCCCGGACACCGCGCTTTGGCCTCGCTGGAGCGATCTCTGGCGGACCGCTTGTTCCTCTGCACCCAGAACGTGGACCGGTTGCACGAGATGGCGGGCTCGCGACGCGTCGTCCACATGCATGGCAAGATCTTCCAGAGCCGCTGCGAGGACGGCTGCGGACGCCCGCCCTTCGACGATGACTGGACGCTGGAACCCGGCGGCGAGATCCCGCGCTGCGACTGCGGCGGACGCATCAGGCCCCACATCTGCTGGTTCGGCGAGACTCCCTTCGACATGGACCGCATCTTCGACGAACTCGAGCGGGCGACCGTCTTCATGGCGGTGGGCACTTCGGGCGTGGTCTATCCCGCCGCCGCCTTCGCCCAGGCGGCCAAATCACGCGCCGCCCGCTCCTACTACGTGGGCCCCGAGGAGCCCGCCAACCTCGCCTACTTCGATCAGGCTTTCCTGGGACCCTCGGGCGAGGTGCTGCCCAGGCTGTTTCCCGGCTGAAGCATGGTTAGCTCAGTTGCCCAGATCCTCGAAGTTCTCCTCTTCCTGGGAGTGGCCGGTGTTCTGCTCTGGTTCGTGTGGCGAGTGATTCTGAGGCCTCTCTACCGCGTGTGGCACATCAGGCGGATTGAAGAAGTGCGGCTCATGCGTGAAGCCGCTGCCCACGACCCACGACCCGAGACTCACGGCCGGAAATAGCGATGCGCCGCAGCACCAAGGCGGCCGCGGCGCATCTTTCCACTCGTCCCCGCGCCACGCGCCAGGGAAGCGAGCAGGGCTCGCATGAGTCCTGATACTTGCGCTTTTAGTCCCCAACCGGGATGACCGTCAAGGACATGAGCTCCCATTCTTGGCTGCGTCCCGGATCGGGAAGGACGATCTCGGGGGTCCCCAGCGATCACTCCAGGTCTCTCCAGTTCGGCCCCACCCCCATGTCCACCACCAGCGGCACCTTGAGCGGGTGCGCGTTCTCCATGCGGTCTTTCACCAGTTCGCGCATGGTCTCAACTTCATCCTTGGGAACCTCGAAGACCAGTTCGTCGTGGACCTGGAGGGTCATGCGCGAGCGGAGTTTGCGCCGGCGGATCTCCTCATCGATGCGGATCATGGCGATCTTGATGAGGTCGGCGGCGGTGCCTTGCAGCGGGGTGTTGACCGCGGTGCGCTCGGCGAAGCCCCGCAGGTTGGGGTTCTTGCTGTCGATGTCGGCGATGGGCCGCACCCGCCCGAACAGCGTGCGTACCTTCTTGTCGCGGCGGCACTCCTCCAGCGTCCGGTCGATGAACCGCCGCACGCCCTTATACGTCTCGAAATAGTTGGAGATGAACTTCTTCGCCTCGCCGGTCTCGATCCCGAGCTGCTGCGACAGGCCGAACGGCGAGAGCCCGTACACGATGCCGAAGTTCACCGCCTTGGCGCGGCGGCGGTGCTCGGCGTCGATCATCAGCGGCGGCACGCCGAAGACCTTTGAGGCGGTGAGCGTGTGGATGTCGTCGCCGCGCCGGTAGGCCTCGATCAGCAGCGGATCTTCGCTGAGATGCGCCAGCAGGCGCAGCTCGATCTGCGAATAATCCGCGGATAGCAGCACGCAGCCCGTGGCCGCGGTGAAGGCGGCGCGGATCTCGCGTCCCAGCTCGCTGCGGATGGGGATGTTCTGCAGGTTCGGGTCGGTGGACGACAGCCGCCCGGTGGCGGTGTTGGTCTGGCCGAAGGTGGTGTGCAGGCGCCCGGTGTGCGGATGGCAGAGCTGCGGCAGCGCGTCCACGTAAGTGGACTTCAGCTTGGAGAGCTGACGGTACTCGATGACCTTGCGCGGGACCTCGTGGGTCAGCGCCAGCTCTTCCAGGACTGCCGCCTCCGTGGTCCGGGTCTTGCCCTTGCCGTACTTCACCGGCGCCGGTAGCTGGAGTTTGTCGTAGAGGACTTCGGCGAGCTTCTTGGGCGAACTGATGTTGAACTCCAGGCCTGCCAGTTCGTAGATCTCCTTCGCCTTGGCTGCGACCTCTTTTTCCAGCCGCTTCGACATCCTTACCAGGACGTCGCTGTCGATGTTCACGCCCGCCGCTTCCATGCGGGCCAGTACCGGAACCAGCGGCAGGTCGATCTCGTCGTACACCTTCAGCAGGCCGGCTTCTTCCACCTCTCTGCGCAGGATCGCGGCCAGCCGGCCGGTCACGTCCGCTGCCTCCGCCACCGAGCCCGACAGCTTCAGGTTGAAGCGCCGCAGGGCGACGTCTTCCAGGTCGTGCGAGGCATAGGTGGGGTCGAGCAGGTAGGAGAAGAGCATGGGCTCGTCGCGCACGCCGGCGATCTCGGCGTCGTGCGCCTCCAGCGCATGGATCGCCGCCTTCCAGTCGTGAAGCGCCTTGGGGACCGTTGCGTCAGCCAAGGCCTTCTTCAGCGCCCCGCTCGTGTCGTTCGCACCCAGCGTCACGCTCAAAGCGCTGGCAGCCGCCGCCGAGATTGCCACCGCGAGCGGGCGGTCGGGCTGAGGCGCAACCGCGCTCAGAGGTAGCTTGGCCGCTCCGCCTTCTTCTTCCTCGTCATCCTCCTCCTTCGGTGATGGCTGCGGCAGCTCCACCGCGACCGCCAGCGCCGCGCGTTTCTTCAGCGACTTGACTGCTTTCTCCACATCCGCCGCCGACTTGGCCTCGCGGTACTCGGTCTCCCCCAGCTTCACCGTGGGCTCGAAATCCTTGGCCAGGGTGGTGAATTCGAGTTCGGTGAACAACGCTCGAGCGGCCTCGGCGTCGGTCTCCTGCGCCCGCATCGACTCGAGGTCGAGGTCGATGGCCACGTTGGTGTCGATCCGCGCCAGCTGCTTCGAGAGCAGGATGGCCTCGCGGTTGTTCTGCAACGACTCGCGGTAGGTGCGGCGCTCGACCTCGGCGGCGCGCTCCAGCGCCTTCTCCACCGTGCCGAACTGCTTGATGAGCTCGACCGAGCCCTTGTCGCCGATCCCCGGCGCGCCCGGGATGTTGTCGATGGCGTCGCCGCGCAGCGCCATCACGTCCACCACCTGCTCCGGCCGCACTCCCAGGATCTCCTCCACCTTGGCGGGGTCGCAGATGAGGTTGTCCTTGGGCGGGTTCAGCACGTGGACCTTGTCGGTGACCAGTTGCAGCATGTCCTTGTCGCTGGATACCACGAACACCGGATGCGAGCGCTCCGCCAGCTTGCGCGCCAGCGTGCCGATCACGTCGTCGGCCTCGTAGCCCGGCATCTCCAGGATGGGGATGCGGTAGGCCTCCAGCGCCCGCCGGATGTAGGGCAACTGCTGCGCCAGATCGCCCGGCATCTCCGCCCGGTTCGCCTTGTAGCCCTTGTACTCGACCTCCTGGAAGGTCTGGGTCTTGCTGTCGAACTTGCGGACGGTGGCCATCTGCGCCGCCTGCTGGTCGCGGAAGGTGGGCGCGGCCACATCGAACACTGCTGCCAGATACTGGGGCGAGAAATCGTCGCGCAGCTTGCGCAGCATGTTGACGAACACGTAGGTGGCCGCGGTCGGGATCCCGGTCCGTGTGGACATCGGCCGCTGCCGCGCCATGGCGTGGTAGGCGCGGAAGATGAACGACATAGCGTCGATCAGGTAGACGGCGGGCTTCGGCGGATTGGGAGACTTGGAGGGCAACGCTTCAGTGTAAAGCCGTCAGCGGTCAGCCGTCAGCCATCAGTCGTCAGCCGTCAGCGGTCAGCCGTCAGCCATCAGCGGTCGAGTAAGTGCTATGGCGACTTATCAACAGTCATCACCAATAATAAGCAGCGTCGTCATGGAACAAACCTGCGGACACCATTCCACGAAGCTCCTGAAAGTCCTTGGCCCCGCTCGCACCAGCGCCACCCCAGATGAAATGAAGCTGCTTCTCCGAATCGATACTAAAGACGACCACTTCGTAGCTACGCCCGATTCCACCGTGCTCGTAATGGATAAACCATTCGTCATCCCTTACACCTGCGAATACTAGACGCCTGAATGGCAGACCGGGTTCGTCCACAACGTCTGTGACCTGATACTTCTCACCTGGGTTCGCCAACGCGAACTGCTTTTGGCCTGTGATTACTGCGAATGCGCGCTTGACCGTCGCTGGGAACGCTTCTGTCTTGGTGACGATCACGAATCGACCATCGAGGATGTGTTCCTTTTCTGGCTGGGTCAGCGACTTGTGGAATTGCAAATGCGAATAGTTAGCGGGCGTGCCGAAAGCCGACAGAGGTGGCGGAGTTCTTGGAGCAGCACGGGTACGGTAATATGCGGCGATTGCGACCACTACCGCTAGGCAAGCGGCGACTAGGACTACCAAACGCGGACGCATCTCGGGTTCCTTGAGTTCTCAGTATCCTAGACGCTACCAAACCCTCGATTGTTCCCCACGGCACCACGTGATTCAGTCAACCGACGATAAGCCCTTATCGATTGTGTGCTCCCGAAACGGGAACACTCCATGGTAGCCGGTCCCAGATCGGGAATGAGCGCCAAGTCACGCGGTTGGGTGCCTAAGGTCACTGCGCATCAGTTCGTCTCACGATAGCTTGCGAGGAGCGTCTAGTGCTTCTAGCTCGTACCTACCTCCGGCAGCACTCAGCGCGATGCCCCCTACGGCCACGGGTTCTCAGGGCCAAGTCTCTTTAGCTCACAGCCTAAGCCCCACTGCAAGAGAGGAGCAGTGGGTGCGCAGCCGTTCATTTTCGTGACAACCGAGATTGAGGTGGATTGTATGAAACTAAGAACGATGTTCCTGTTTCTGTTGATGATGTGCGTCGCTGTTATTGCCTCGGCTCAGAATGGGCCGAACCCGATGCTCTTCCAGCCCGGCGAAAACATCTACGGCCTGTCGTACGG includes:
- the glmM gene encoding phosphoglucosamine mutase produces the protein MSTGSRMQPGKERKLFGTDGIRGVAGAFPLDTETVFAIGRALGHHLGANARVIMGQDTRESSRWIADEVAAGLLSAGAQVRSAGVITTPGIAYLARAQRFSAGIVISASHNPWTDNGIKVFGGDGYKLADEVELAVEHEIFKLLADTDRSSDIEPSDPAQAMLPGEAALRHAYIQWVVANVDRSNMRGLSVEVDCANGAASELAHDVFSAADVDAHFIEDAPDGRNINEGCGALHPEVVANATLASRSDLGITFDGDADRALFACSKGKVINGDAILLLAARDMKQRGTLQGDVVVATTMSNMGLEAALKRSGIRMLRAPVGDKYVLEEMQQTGASLGGEQSGHIIFRDGEATTGDGLLTALRVLEIVARNGKPLAELVADLKVFPQTIKNVRVREKRPLTDIAPVADAIRAAEQELDGNGRVVVRYSGTEALARVMIEAESAELMHKHADAIAAAIQKALGV
- a CDS encoding NAD-dependent deacylase is translated as MIEVSETDRLFILTGAGISAESGLPTFRGMNGVWRKYRVEEVASPLAWARDPKLVWEFYSERRRKHREVQPNPGHRALASLERSLADRLFLCTQNVDRLHEMAGSRRVVHMHGKIFQSRCEDGCGRPPFDDDWTLEPGGEIPRCDCGGRIRPHICWFGETPFDMDRIFDELERATVFMAVGTSGVVYPAAAFAQAAKSRAARSYYVGPEEPANLAYFDQAFLGPSGEVLPRLFPG
- the polA gene encoding DNA polymerase I, coding for MPSKSPNPPKPAVYLIDAMSFIFRAYHAMARQRPMSTRTGIPTAATYVFVNMLRKLRDDFSPQYLAAVFDVAAPTFRDQQAAQMATVRKFDSKTQTFQEVEYKGYKANRAEMPGDLAQQLPYIRRALEAYRIPILEMPGYEADDVIGTLARKLAERSHPVFVVSSDKDMLQLVTDKVHVLNPPKDNLICDPAKVEEILGVRPEQVVDVMALRGDAIDNIPGAPGIGDKGSVELIKQFGTVEKALERAAEVERRTYRESLQNNREAILLSKQLARIDTNVAIDLDLESMRAQETDAEAARALFTELEFTTLAKDFEPTVKLGETEYREAKSAADVEKAVKSLKKRAALAVAVELPQPSPKEEDDEEEEGGAAKLPLSAVAPQPDRPLAVAISAAAASALSVTLGANDTSGALKKALADATVPKALHDWKAAIHALEAHDAEIAGVRDEPMLFSYLLDPTYASHDLEDVALRRFNLKLSGSVAEAADVTGRLAAILRREVEEAGLLKVYDEIDLPLVPVLARMEAAGVNIDSDVLVRMSKRLEKEVAAKAKEIYELAGLEFNISSPKKLAEVLYDKLQLPAPVKYGKGKTRTTEAAVLEELALTHEVPRKVIEYRQLSKLKSTYVDALPQLCHPHTGRLHTTFGQTNTATGRLSSTDPNLQNIPIRSELGREIRAAFTAATGCVLLSADYSQIELRLLAHLSEDPLLIEAYRRGDDIHTLTASKVFGVPPLMIDAEHRRRAKAVNFGIVYGLSPFGLSQQLGIETGEAKKFISNYFETYKGVRRFIDRTLEECRRDKKVRTLFGRVRPIADIDSKNPNLRGFAERTAVNTPLQGTAADLIKIAMIRIDEEIRRRKLRSRMTLQVHDELVFEVPKDEVETMRELVKDRMENAHPLKVPLVVDMGVGPNWRDLE